One genomic window of Actinoalloteichus hoggarensis includes the following:
- a CDS encoding MurR/RpiR family transcriptional regulator, which produces MTKRYAEGAAAEGSPLVRIRSLLPGLARAEQRVAQVVLDDPADVTHRSITEVAEAAGTSETTVTRFCKAIGIRGYPELRLALAAETARTSSRDEQQLGGEIGPEDSLRDVIDKVSYADARAVKETAEQIDVATLQEVVDAVAHAPRVDVYGVGASAFVALDLQQKLHRIGRTCFAWSDKHIALTSAAVLGPEDVAIGISHTGSTIDVVDSLRVARARGAKTVAVTNYPRSPITEAADHVLTTAARETTFRSGAMSSRIAQLTVIDYLFIGVAQQHYETAQEALEVTYAAVVGQRLGARPDGRRRPRDGNR; this is translated from the coding sequence GTGACTAAGCGTTATGCCGAGGGCGCGGCAGCAGAGGGCAGCCCACTGGTTCGCATCAGATCTCTCCTGCCCGGCCTCGCCCGCGCCGAGCAACGGGTCGCCCAGGTTGTCCTGGACGACCCGGCCGACGTGACGCACCGCAGCATCACCGAGGTCGCCGAGGCAGCCGGGACCAGTGAGACCACGGTGACCCGGTTCTGCAAGGCCATCGGCATCCGCGGCTACCCGGAGCTTCGGCTTGCCCTGGCGGCCGAGACCGCTCGCACCTCCAGCCGAGACGAACAGCAGCTCGGCGGCGAGATCGGCCCGGAGGACAGCCTGCGCGACGTGATCGACAAGGTCTCCTACGCCGATGCGAGGGCGGTCAAGGAGACGGCCGAGCAGATCGACGTGGCCACGCTGCAGGAGGTGGTCGACGCGGTCGCCCACGCCCCGAGGGTCGACGTCTACGGCGTCGGCGCGAGCGCCTTCGTCGCACTCGACCTCCAGCAGAAGCTGCACCGCATCGGCCGGACCTGTTTCGCGTGGAGTGACAAGCACATCGCACTGACCTCGGCCGCCGTCCTCGGACCGGAGGACGTCGCGATCGGCATCTCCCACACGGGCTCGACCATCGATGTCGTCGACTCGCTGCGGGTGGCCAGGGCACGGGGCGCGAAGACGGTCGCCGTCACCAACTACCCGAGGTCCCCCATCACGGAGGCCGCCGACCACGTGTTGACGACGGCGGCCCGTGAGACGACGTTTCGCTCCGGCGCGATGTCCAGCCGGATCGCCCAGTTGACGGTGATCGACTACCTGTTCATCGGGGTGGCCCAGCAGCACTACGAGACCGCGCAGGAAGCCCTGGAGGTGACCTACGCGGCAGTCGTGGGTCAACGCCTGGGAGCTCGACCCGATGGCAGGCGCCGACCGAGGGACGGTAACCGATGA
- a CDS encoding carbon-nitrogen hydrolase family protein, whose product MRIALSQLAADTDPQVNLGSVRTAVTDAAAQGARVLLLPEATMARFGIPLGPVAEPLDGPWATAVRAAAKAADVVVVAGMFVPADDGRVRNTLLITGPGVDTAYDKVHLFDAFGFAESDTVAPGERPVTFTVDSVTFGVATCYDLRFPGLFHALADDGAQVMLVGASWGAGPGKREQWELLCRARALDSTSWLLACGQADPSTIGERPKGAAPTGIGYSSLVSPVGEIRAQLGPAPGLLPVDVDIAEVERARETIPVLANRRF is encoded by the coding sequence GTGCGGATCGCACTGAGCCAGCTGGCCGCCGACACCGACCCGCAGGTCAATCTCGGGTCGGTGCGGACGGCCGTGACGGACGCCGCCGCGCAGGGCGCACGGGTGCTGCTGCTGCCCGAGGCGACGATGGCGCGCTTCGGCATCCCGTTGGGGCCGGTCGCCGAACCGTTGGACGGGCCGTGGGCCACGGCGGTGCGGGCAGCGGCGAAGGCCGCCGACGTGGTGGTGGTCGCCGGGATGTTCGTGCCCGCCGACGACGGGAGGGTGCGCAACACCCTGCTGATCACCGGACCGGGGGTCGACACGGCATACGACAAGGTGCATCTGTTCGATGCGTTCGGCTTCGCCGAGTCGGACACCGTCGCACCGGGCGAACGACCGGTCACCTTCACGGTGGACTCGGTGACCTTCGGCGTCGCCACCTGCTATGACCTGCGGTTCCCCGGGCTGTTCCACGCGCTGGCGGACGACGGCGCGCAGGTCATGCTGGTCGGCGCCTCCTGGGGAGCGGGGCCGGGTAAACGCGAGCAGTGGGAACTGCTGTGCCGCGCCCGGGCACTGGACTCCACGTCCTGGCTGCTGGCCTGTGGTCAGGCCGACCCGAGCACGATCGGCGAGCGACCGAAGGGCGCCGCCCCCACCGGTATCGGCTACAGCAGCCTGGTGTCCCCGGTCGGGGAGATTCGGGCTCAGCTCGGGCCCGCGCCGGGGCTGCTGCCGGTCGACGTGGACATAGCCGAGGTGGAGCGGGCCCGGGAGACGATCCCGGTTCTGGCGAATCGGCGATTCTGA
- a CDS encoding DUF3558 domain-containing protein: protein MTSNRPWAIAGVAIAASLMIASCSTQDEGTATPVESDSAVEETTTEESPDATAPQGLAPSVTDPRDVAGVDVCALLTPESAEDLGFAAEGEARTTGGGNASCVWESEAGSRVTLVTDVEREGLEEIYSRQSLYSDWEELEVAGHPAVRANEGEPTSMCGYVVGVSDTQYLDVNYVRSGSEDEACAGALAVAEAVIPTLPDAN, encoded by the coding sequence ATGACATCTAATCGGCCGTGGGCGATCGCTGGCGTAGCGATCGCAGCCTCACTGATGATTGCGTCCTGTTCTACCCAGGACGAGGGAACGGCGACACCTGTGGAGTCGGATTCGGCTGTCGAAGAGACGACGACCGAGGAATCTCCTGATGCGACTGCTCCGCAGGGATTGGCGCCGTCCGTCACCGACCCTCGCGACGTCGCTGGTGTTGACGTGTGTGCGCTGCTGACCCCAGAGTCCGCGGAGGATCTTGGTTTTGCGGCGGAGGGTGAGGCACGCACCACGGGTGGAGGTAATGCCTCTTGCGTCTGGGAATCTGAGGCCGGCTCGAGAGTCACTCTGGTGACAGATGTCGAGCGTGAGGGCCTCGAAGAAATCTATTCACGTCAATCGCTCTACTCGGATTGGGAAGAGTTGGAGGTGGCAGGTCACCCGGCGGTCCGGGCGAATGAGGGGGAGCCAACCTCGATGTGTGGTTATGTCGTGGGTGTTTCCGATACTCAGTACCTCGACGTGAATTACGTCCGTAGTGGTTCGGAAGATGAGGCCTGCGCAGGTGCACTCGCCGTCGCTGAAGCCGTTATTCCGACGCTGCCCGATGCGAACTGA
- a CDS encoding serine hydrolase domain-containing protein — translation MRALPLAFVSAVVVGATMVPAASAVHSGQPRNERDVSDCAPLRPGTPAEAGLDPTPIEEALEAVRSSTTGVGAEHPLFPGAVVVLVHDGIVTTSEAAGHALRYADGDGTELPVAAQIPTSEDTIFDLASLSKLFTSIVIMQQVEQGRIRLDRPVAEYLPEFATAGKDSVTVRQLLTHTSGLPPFLLLWRDWPDVPSRLHASLTAELQAEPGSAYIYSDLNMIALAVLAERVTGRSLPDLVRTGITEPLGMIDTGYLPEPAETGRIAATEFQSEPPRGMVHGEVHDENAWSLNGTAGHAGVFGTAGDLAILGQTMLNEGCYDGRRILRPGTVRQMLTDHNAAFPENPRGLGFELNQSFYMGELAGPDTAGHTGYTGTSLVIDRANGSIAILLTNRVHPSRDRGSINPARVAVADGLAAARLSTGQS, via the coding sequence ATGCGCGCACTGCCCCTTGCCTTCGTCTCGGCCGTCGTGGTCGGCGCGACGATGGTTCCCGCGGCCTCGGCCGTCCACTCCGGGCAGCCGCGGAACGAGCGAGACGTGAGCGACTGTGCCCCGCTGCGGCCGGGGACACCTGCTGAGGCCGGACTCGATCCCACTCCGATCGAGGAGGCGCTGGAGGCGGTGCGCTCCTCTACGACCGGGGTGGGCGCGGAACATCCGCTCTTTCCCGGTGCGGTCGTCGTGCTGGTTCACGACGGGATCGTGACCACCAGCGAAGCCGCCGGCCATGCGCTGCGCTACGCGGACGGGGACGGCACCGAACTGCCCGTCGCGGCACAGATCCCGACATCCGAGGACACCATCTTCGATCTGGCCTCGCTGTCGAAGCTCTTCACCTCGATCGTGATCATGCAGCAGGTGGAACAGGGCCGCATCAGACTCGACCGACCGGTGGCCGAGTACCTGCCGGAGTTCGCCACCGCAGGCAAGGACTCGGTCACCGTTCGCCAACTGCTGACCCACACCTCAGGCCTGCCGCCGTTCCTCCTGCTGTGGCGGGACTGGCCGGATGTTCCGAGCAGACTGCACGCGAGCCTCACCGCCGAATTGCAGGCGGAACCGGGCAGCGCCTACATCTACTCCGACCTGAACATGATCGCCCTCGCGGTGCTCGCGGAACGAGTGACCGGGCGAAGCCTGCCGGATCTCGTCCGCACCGGCATCACCGAACCCCTCGGCATGATCGACACCGGCTACCTGCCCGAGCCTGCGGAGACCGGCCGCATCGCCGCCACCGAGTTCCAGTCCGAGCCGCCCAGGGGCATGGTGCACGGCGAGGTGCATGACGAGAACGCCTGGTCCTTGAACGGCACGGCGGGGCACGCCGGGGTCTTCGGCACCGCGGGAGACCTGGCGATCCTCGGCCAGACGATGCTGAACGAGGGTTGTTACGACGGCAGAAGAATCCTGCGCCCCGGGACGGTGCGGCAGATGCTCACCGATCACAACGCGGCGTTCCCGGAGAATCCCCGCGGCCTCGGCTTCGAGCTGAATCAGTCCTTCTACATGGGGGAGCTGGCGGGTCCCGACACCGCGGGCCACACCGGGTACACCGGGACCTCGCTGGTGATCGACCGCGCGAACGGATCCATCGCGATTCTGTTGACCAATCGGGTGCACCCGTCCCGTGATCGGGGCTCGATCAATCCGGCGCGGGTCGCGGTCGCCGACGGACTCGCAGCGGCCCGCCTCTCCACAGGCCAGAGCTGA
- a CDS encoding exo-beta-N-acetylmuramidase NamZ family protein, with product MAKQSGSIESAGLRRRGFLTASALAVPALAAGGSAFAAAPQAAQASGVVRVGAQVAAEDGWRALAGRRVGILTNPTGVLPELTHVVDAVVGSGEVDLVAAFGPEHGFRGTAQAGGSEGDYTDPRTGTPVYDVYGAAADRVAEMYRQAAVELVVFDIADVGARFYTYIWAMYTAMHAAALTGTAFLVLDRPNPLGGTAAGPQLDPAYASGVGRKPIVSRHGMTVGELAGLFNAEFLPEEAGRGVDELRVIKAQGWQRDQLFASTGLPWVPPSPNVPTLSTAQVYAGTCLFEGTLFSEGRGTTRPFETIGAPGLDWRWAERLNEAGLPGVRFRETYFVPAFGKHEGAECGGVELQVTAPQDFDPLHTAVAMMTTARELYPRTWGWRPDHFIDLLTGSDRLRLLIDAGAAPAEIVASWDADAEAFRARREPYLLYR from the coding sequence ATGGCGAAGCAGTCAGGCTCCATCGAGTCCGCCGGGCTGAGACGCCGCGGCTTCCTGACCGCCTCCGCGCTCGCGGTGCCCGCGCTGGCCGCGGGCGGCAGCGCGTTCGCGGCAGCGCCGCAGGCGGCACAGGCATCCGGGGTCGTCCGCGTAGGCGCCCAGGTGGCAGCCGAGGACGGATGGCGGGCGCTGGCAGGCAGGCGGGTGGGAATACTGACCAACCCCACCGGCGTCCTGCCCGAACTCACTCATGTGGTCGACGCCGTCGTGGGCAGCGGCGAAGTCGATCTCGTGGCCGCCTTCGGCCCGGAACACGGCTTCCGGGGCACGGCGCAGGCCGGTGGCTCGGAGGGCGACTACACCGATCCGCGCACCGGGACTCCCGTGTACGACGTCTACGGCGCCGCGGCGGACCGGGTGGCGGAGATGTATCGGCAGGCCGCAGTCGAACTCGTGGTGTTCGACATCGCCGACGTCGGGGCACGCTTCTACACCTACATCTGGGCGATGTACACGGCGATGCACGCCGCGGCCCTCACCGGCACCGCCTTCCTCGTCCTCGACCGCCCGAACCCGCTCGGCGGCACCGCGGCCGGTCCGCAGCTGGACCCCGCCTATGCCTCGGGCGTGGGACGCAAGCCGATCGTGTCCCGGCACGGCATGACCGTCGGCGAGCTGGCCGGGCTCTTCAACGCCGAGTTCCTTCCCGAGGAGGCAGGCCGCGGGGTCGACGAACTACGGGTCATCAAGGCACAGGGCTGGCAACGGGATCAGCTCTTCGCCTCGACCGGCCTGCCCTGGGTGCCGCCGAGCCCGAACGTGCCCACCCTGTCGACGGCGCAGGTCTACGCGGGCACCTGCCTGTTCGAGGGGACGCTCTTCTCAGAGGGCCGGGGCACGACTCGTCCCTTCGAGACCATCGGCGCACCCGGCCTGGACTGGCGGTGGGCTGAACGGCTCAACGAGGCCGGCCTGCCGGGCGTCCGCTTCCGCGAGACGTATTTCGTGCCCGCCTTCGGCAAACACGAGGGAGCCGAGTGCGGCGGCGTCGAGCTCCAGGTGACCGCACCACAGGACTTCGATCCGCTGCACACCGCGGTCGCGATGATGACGACGGCCCGCGAGCTGTACCCGCGGACATGGGGATGGCGGCCCGACCACTTCATCGACCTGCTGACGGGCTCGGATCGCCTTCGGCTGCTGATCGACGCCGGGGCGGCACCCGCCGAGATCGTCGCGTCCTGGGACGCGGACGCCGAGGCGTTCCGCGCTCGTCGTGAGCCCTATCTGCTCTACCGATGA
- a CDS encoding ESX secretion-associated protein EspG: MPTHGQIVLSALAVDTICTRLNVKLPPLLKPIGFGDTEEERRMLHQRAWRDLESRGLVEYGELNRFLEDTFRTLARPALAVWATMMLDRQNGIDAVAAADGDFAVLAKVESVEGTPRTELSLTLEATRPTGLAYAAVGLLPDHPAGRGHSISHPAEQIEQAATSGARSATQLRTAFANAGLRGTDAEFLAEVLSAERKRAGEFTARSFDPLSGRLRKSEYRVDFMDNVTGRFFLQQKTGSDGRRWFTLAPSDKKRLGAQVAELCSLVAPRN; the protein is encoded by the coding sequence GTGCCCACCCACGGTCAGATCGTGTTGTCCGCCTTGGCGGTCGACACCATCTGTACTCGGCTCAACGTGAAGCTGCCTCCGTTGCTGAAGCCGATCGGCTTCGGTGACACCGAGGAAGAGCGCCGCATGCTGCACCAACGAGCCTGGCGTGACCTGGAGTCGCGGGGGCTGGTCGAGTACGGCGAGCTGAACAGGTTCCTGGAGGACACGTTCCGCACGCTGGCTCGGCCCGCCCTGGCGGTCTGGGCGACGATGATGCTCGATCGACAGAACGGCATCGACGCCGTGGCCGCGGCCGACGGTGACTTCGCGGTGCTGGCCAAGGTCGAGTCGGTCGAGGGGACGCCGCGGACGGAACTGTCCCTGACGTTGGAGGCGACCAGGCCCACCGGGCTCGCCTATGCGGCGGTCGGGCTGCTGCCCGACCATCCGGCCGGTCGCGGCCACTCGATCAGCCATCCCGCCGAGCAGATCGAGCAGGCGGCCACGAGCGGGGCGCGCTCGGCGACGCAGTTGCGCACCGCCTTCGCCAACGCGGGGCTGCGTGGCACCGATGCGGAGTTCCTCGCCGAGGTGCTGTCGGCGGAACGCAAGCGGGCGGGGGAGTTCACCGCACGCAGTTTCGATCCGCTCAGCGGGCGGCTCCGCAAGTCCGAGTACCGGGTCGATTTCATGGACAACGTCACCGGCCGCTTCTTCCTGCAACAGAAGACGGGATCGGACGGCAGGCGGTGGTTCACCCTCGCGCCGTCGGACAAGAAGCGGCTGGGCGCGCAGGTCGCGGAGTTGTGCTCCCTGGTCGCACCACGGAACTGA
- a CDS encoding glycoside hydrolase family 3 protein produces the protein MPRLTRVHLLAAAAMTAAVAVGSSALGPLRSGVDEEPADVPATSRSDGDEMRSWIDETIAGMSLEEKVGQIFVTYAYGPAADSPHPDNVTEFGVETPAEVVQRYHLGGVIYFNWTDSFENPVQVAELSNGLQEAALSSGAEIPLMISTDQEQGVVTRFREPATQLPGSMALGAGRSRDDARTAAAITGQELRAVGINQDFAPVADVNVNPANPVIGVRSFSSDPALVSEMVTAQVEGYQDSATRELTVSSAIKHFPGHGDTNQDSHDAMPEIDHTREEWEELDAPPFAAAIAAGADTVMTGHLLMPELDDSGLPATLSPTVLTGLLRDQLGFDGVISTDSLQMQGVRNEVADERIPVLALQAGADQLLMPQYLDVAVDAVLAAVESGELTEARIEESVRRVLAMKWQRGVISDPLVDVEAAAEFVGNADHLAAAQRITDRTTVALRNDADLLPVEAPVSALITGPDATALTALADSLSRRGVRVTQRAVGASPTEAEITEAVDAAAEHDLTIALTNAAWNDARAGQRELVRSLAESDASVIAVATRDPYDAAYVDEASTWLATHSIGAQAMESLTRVVLGEVAPAGTLPVTVPDPENPDAVSYPFGHGLTWSVTE, from the coding sequence ATGCCGAGACTCACCAGAGTCCATCTGCTCGCCGCCGCCGCGATGACAGCCGCCGTGGCGGTCGGTTCGAGCGCGCTCGGTCCACTGCGGTCCGGCGTCGACGAGGAGCCAGCGGACGTGCCTGCCACGAGCCGGTCGGACGGCGACGAGATGCGGTCCTGGATCGACGAGACGATCGCGGGGATGAGCCTGGAGGAGAAGGTCGGCCAGATCTTCGTGACCTACGCCTACGGTCCGGCCGCCGACAGTCCCCATCCCGACAACGTCACCGAGTTCGGCGTCGAGACCCCCGCCGAGGTCGTACAGCGCTACCACCTCGGCGGCGTCATCTACTTCAACTGGACGGACAGCTTCGAGAACCCCGTTCAGGTGGCCGAGTTGTCCAACGGCCTGCAAGAGGCGGCGTTGTCGTCGGGCGCCGAGATCCCCCTGATGATCTCGACCGACCAGGAACAAGGCGTCGTCACCCGATTCCGTGAGCCCGCCACGCAACTGCCTGGCAGCATGGCCCTCGGCGCGGGCCGGAGCCGCGACGACGCGAGGACCGCCGCGGCGATCACCGGCCAGGAGCTCAGAGCAGTCGGCATCAACCAGGACTTCGCTCCCGTCGCCGACGTGAACGTCAACCCGGCCAACCCGGTGATCGGCGTTCGGTCGTTCTCCTCCGACCCGGCCCTCGTCTCCGAGATGGTCACGGCCCAGGTCGAGGGATATCAGGACTCGGCGACGCGGGAGCTGACCGTGTCTTCCGCGATCAAGCACTTCCCCGGCCACGGTGACACGAATCAGGACAGCCACGACGCGATGCCGGAGATCGACCACACGAGGGAGGAGTGGGAGGAGCTCGACGCTCCGCCGTTCGCCGCCGCGATCGCCGCGGGAGCGGACACCGTCATGACCGGACATCTCCTGATGCCGGAACTGGACGACTCGGGCCTGCCCGCCACGCTGTCGCCGACGGTGCTGACCGGCCTCCTGCGGGATCAACTGGGCTTCGACGGGGTCATCAGCACCGACTCCCTGCAGATGCAGGGTGTGCGCAACGAGGTGGCCGACGAGCGCATCCCGGTGCTGGCCCTGCAGGCCGGCGCCGACCAGCTTCTCATGCCGCAGTATCTCGACGTCGCCGTCGACGCCGTCCTGGCCGCGGTGGAGTCTGGCGAGCTGACCGAAGCACGCATCGAGGAGAGCGTTCGGCGAGTGCTGGCGATGAAGTGGCAGCGCGGCGTGATCAGCGATCCGCTCGTCGACGTCGAGGCGGCCGCCGAGTTCGTCGGCAACGCCGACCATCTGGCCGCCGCGCAGCGGATCACCGATCGCACGACCGTCGCGCTGCGTAACGATGCCGATCTGCTGCCCGTCGAGGCACCTGTCTCCGCCCTCATCACCGGGCCGGACGCGACGGCGTTGACCGCCCTGGCCGATTCGCTGTCCCGACGTGGTGTGCGGGTCACACAGCGGGCCGTCGGCGCGTCCCCCACCGAGGCCGAGATCACCGAGGCGGTGGACGCCGCCGCCGAACACGATCTGACGATCGCCCTCACCAACGCCGCGTGGAACGACGCACGCGCGGGACAGCGAGAACTCGTCCGAAGCCTCGCCGAGAGCGACGCCTCGGTGATCGCCGTTGCCACCCGCGATCCCTACGACGCGGCCTACGTCGACGAGGCGTCCACCTGGCTTGCCACCCATTCGATCGGCGCGCAGGCGATGGAGTCGCTGACCCGCGTCGTGCTCGGCGAAGTCGCGCCCGCAGGCACCCTGCCGGTCACCGTTCCCGATCCGGAGAATCCGGATGCCGTCAGCTATCCGTTCGGCCATGGGCTCACCTGGTCGGTGACGGAGTGA
- the murQ gene encoding N-acetylmuramic acid 6-phosphate etherase — protein MRTRAHLSCIRVDSPTESRNPNTLDIDRVSSLEVLRLINDEDRLVPDAVAEVLPQLADAVDLAVQALRAGGRVHYVGAGTSGRLAVLDAAELIPTYNMPSGWFVAHQAGGASAFVHAVEGAEDDVDEGAAQMRRQVGENDFVLGLTASGRTPFVLGALSAARSLGAATGLVSANPANIAATGVAADVVIAVDTGPEAIAGSTRMKAGTAQKLILTAFSTAVMVRLGRTYSNLMISMVASNAKLRGRTLTILQEASGADELTCETALVQAAGDVKTALVTLLTGVDTDVARMALSQTDGHVREALTTLAQPTN, from the coding sequence ATGAGGACACGAGCGCACCTGAGCTGCATCCGAGTGGACTCCCCCACGGAGTCGCGCAATCCGAACACGCTGGACATCGACCGGGTCTCCTCCCTGGAGGTCCTGCGGTTGATCAACGACGAGGACCGCCTGGTACCCGATGCGGTCGCCGAGGTCCTGCCCCAGCTCGCCGATGCGGTGGACCTCGCCGTCCAGGCGCTCCGCGCGGGCGGCCGGGTGCACTACGTCGGGGCGGGGACGTCGGGACGGCTCGCCGTGCTCGACGCCGCCGAACTGATCCCGACCTACAACATGCCCTCGGGCTGGTTCGTCGCGCACCAGGCCGGGGGTGCCTCGGCCTTCGTCCACGCGGTCGAGGGCGCCGAGGACGACGTCGACGAGGGTGCCGCGCAGATGCGGCGTCAGGTCGGGGAGAACGACTTCGTGCTCGGCCTGACGGCGTCCGGTCGTACGCCGTTCGTGCTCGGCGCGCTCAGCGCGGCGAGATCCCTCGGAGCCGCCACGGGCCTGGTCTCGGCGAATCCGGCGAACATCGCGGCCACGGGCGTCGCCGCCGATGTGGTGATCGCGGTCGACACCGGTCCGGAGGCGATCGCGGGTTCCACCCGGATGAAGGCGGGCACGGCGCAGAAGCTCATCCTCACCGCGTTCTCCACCGCCGTGATGGTGCGGCTGGGCCGCACGTACTCGAACCTGATGATCAGCATGGTGGCGTCGAACGCGAAGCTTCGCGGCCGGACGCTGACCATCCTGCAGGAGGCCTCCGGCGCCGACGAGCTGACCTGCGAGACCGCGCTGGTGCAGGCGGCGGGCGATGTGAAGACCGCGCTGGTCACGCTCCTCACCGGGGTCGACACCGACGTGGCCAGGATGGCGCTGTCGCAGACGGACGGTCACGTCCGAGAGGCGCTGACGACGCTGGCACAGCCCACCAACTGA
- a CDS encoding PPE domain-containing protein produces MSELNLQTTCLSWEGKDAKTIRSEVYSGVGGGAGLQEVAGRWRDLTTRYADIGSYIETSLQKAQAAHTGAAADASAAAVNPLASYATQAQEQTEAIASTIDTQLDYRLNTMTSVPEGQDEPTKSGFLEHVLPSGMTGHGDRMEAYEAENDEARQVMQGYQNNTNQNLMSFTGFQDPPEANYSLASSSPSSLGSGPGGVGGGTGSGTGGGAGGIGSGGGGGGWTPPGGGTGGGGTGGGGGAGGGGGAGGIGGGGGGGGGVAPPTAPPTIGPDFNNPVLPPPGNPPIVQPPIGQPPIGQPPMGPPPVIGGPTGPYGPNGPNGPNGPHGPNGRLPGGSGGGPGGRGFGPGGPGGPGGPGGGLGGRGGFGPGGGFGPGGAGGLGGGFGAGGAGGGFGPGGAGAPGAGGGFGPGGAGGPGGVGGAGGGMGGGARGKNSQGEDDKEHKRADYLLETDDVFGDGQLVAPPVLGERG; encoded by the coding sequence ATGAGTGAGCTGAACCTGCAGACGACTTGCCTCTCTTGGGAGGGCAAGGACGCCAAGACGATCCGGTCGGAGGTCTACTCGGGTGTCGGGGGCGGCGCCGGCCTCCAGGAGGTCGCGGGTAGGTGGCGTGACCTGACCACCCGGTATGCCGACATCGGCAGCTACATCGAGACTTCGCTCCAGAAGGCGCAAGCGGCGCACACCGGCGCTGCTGCCGACGCTTCGGCTGCGGCGGTGAATCCGCTCGCCAGCTACGCAACTCAGGCGCAGGAACAGACCGAGGCGATCGCGAGCACGATCGACACTCAGCTGGACTACCGGCTCAACACGATGACGAGTGTCCCTGAGGGTCAGGACGAGCCCACGAAGAGCGGCTTCCTGGAGCACGTGCTCCCCTCGGGCATGACCGGTCACGGCGACCGGATGGAGGCCTACGAGGCCGAGAACGACGAGGCCCGGCAGGTCATGCAGGGCTACCAGAACAACACCAATCAGAACCTGATGTCCTTCACCGGATTCCAGGACCCGCCGGAGGCCAACTACAGCCTCGCCTCTAGCAGCCCCAGCTCCCTGGGCAGCGGTCCTGGTGGCGTCGGCGGCGGTACCGGTAGCGGAACCGGCGGTGGCGCAGGCGGCATCGGCTCCGGCGGTGGTGGCGGCGGCTGGACACCGCCGGGCGGTGGCACCGGTGGCGGTGGCACCGGTGGCGGTGGCGGAGCAGGCGGCGGTGGCGGAGCTGGTGGCATCGGTGGTGGCGGCGGTGGTGGCGGTGGCGTGGCCCCGCCGACTGCGCCGCCGACGATCGGCCCTGACTTCAACAATCCCGTGCTGCCTCCGCCGGGCAATCCGCCGATCGTGCAGCCGCCCATCGGTCAGCCGCCCATCGGTCAGCCGCCGATGGGTCCCCCGCCGGTGATCGGCGGCCCGACCGGACCCTATGGACCCAACGGACCCAACGGACCCAACGGACCCCACGGGCCCAACGGTCGGCTGCCCGGCGGGTCCGGCGGCGGCCCCGGCGGCCGTGGCTTCGGCCCCGGCGGACCTGGCGGCCCCGGCGGGCCGGGCGGTGGCCTCGGCGGCCGTGGCGGCTTCGGCCCCGGCGGCGGCTTCGGCCCGGGTGGCGCCGGTGGCCTCGGCGGCGGCTTCGGCGCCGGTGGCGCGGGTGGCGGCTTCGGCCCAGGCGGGGCGGGTGCTCCCGGTGCCGGTGGTGGTTTCGGTCCTGGTGGTGCCGGCGGCCCCGGTGGTGTCGGTGGCGCAGGCGGAGGCATGGGCGGGGGCGCTCGCGGCAAGAACAGCCAGGGTGAGGACGACAAGGAGCACAAGCGCGCCGACTATCTGCTGGAGACCGATGACGTCTTCGGCGACGGACAGCTCGTCGCGCCGCCCGTCCTCGGCGAGCGAGGGTAG